Proteins co-encoded in one Fibrobacter sp. UWT2 genomic window:
- a CDS encoding cellulase family glycosylhydrolase yields the protein MKKILAIMAVAAVSAMAISANRVGPVSTYGELKANGSKLSGSCPQYQNEAVQVKGMSLFWSSAADSATAFYTEKAVNLMVKDMGIEVLRFAMGVSNSFDKGRGYITGGEDLQKAYLKNVVNAAIENDIYVIIDWHIESSTGYTDDAVKFFDYAAETYGEYNNVIFEVWNEPTGGWSEVKSHADRVISAIRKHSDNLILIGSTGWSSNPAECAGSFSDKNYGCTLHFYAATHPANGDKAQSAASAMSKGVPVFATEWGTVSADGNGGANQGESEKWISWMDQNKISWANWSASAVNEGSAAFNKINLDNGLSYSTSGNMVKGWMNKGKSYKDCGLQNGSSSGNSGFSTGVANGAKTDLIDDVEDNDHYAYTGGFWSAWTDAGESGTNGVGKSTLTNAKWENDFGKEVYDVLLPSDGGKNTSKYMVGMKGIKLARGTYEYAPYADLGLNLTKDTTVFNMKSCKSISYKFKGASHNFRLETSLVTNWNFHHVNKDASEEWKEVELTWDQFNQEDWGDNDKHFNLKDKGLDKVMRLAWEVKGVLNVPDAQNQPSLDYLYVDDVRCDGMSITAISGGAGDTPKSSSSSNGGKSSSSKGGKSSSSIAPTQSSSSVAPVITDLLVIDDVEDVDEVLNTTGTWYAYTDVDGGGQSAITNVYDPALPGYVVVFPGTKDATNGTQGFVGLEGISWKDGTLTYDPFVALGVNLNADTSKGVDLTNCPVISYRYKGNGHTIKLQDGQVTDFAFHNRRVESAAEWTTIAFAQEEFKQPSWTETKVDFNWANVKKMSWEVIGALGYSDEFQPEYNYLYVDDLKCVAAGSVGVRVSRKAASDLKLTVNGDMLNVVTTAAARIQVFDMQGNMVMNRVENAAGNHQVSFQGMNRGNYVVRVKSAGMAKTARISIR from the coding sequence ATGAAAAAGATTCTTGCGATTATGGCCGTGGCTGCGGTGTCCGCCATGGCAATCAGTGCGAACAGGGTTGGTCCTGTAAGTACTTACGGTGAACTTAAAGCAAATGGCAGCAAGCTCTCGGGTTCTTGCCCGCAGTATCAAAACGAAGCTGTCCAGGTCAAGGGCATGAGCCTCTTCTGGAGCTCTGCTGCGGATAGTGCAACCGCTTTCTACACAGAAAAAGCAGTGAACCTCATGGTGAAGGACATGGGCATCGAAGTGCTCCGCTTTGCTATGGGCGTGAGCAACAGCTTTGACAAGGGCCGTGGCTATATCACCGGTGGTGAAGACCTCCAGAAGGCTTACCTCAAGAACGTGGTGAATGCTGCCATCGAAAACGATATTTACGTGATTATCGACTGGCACATCGAAAGCTCTACTGGCTATACCGATGACGCCGTCAAGTTCTTTGACTATGCTGCAGAGACCTACGGTGAATACAACAACGTGATTTTCGAAGTCTGGAACGAACCCACCGGTGGCTGGAGCGAAGTCAAGAGCCATGCTGACAGGGTTATTTCTGCCATTCGTAAGCACTCTGACAACCTGATTCTTATCGGTAGCACGGGTTGGTCAAGTAACCCTGCTGAATGTGCCGGTTCCTTTAGCGATAAAAACTACGGTTGCACACTTCACTTCTACGCAGCCACCCACCCTGCTAACGGTGACAAGGCTCAGTCTGCTGCAAGTGCCATGAGCAAGGGCGTTCCGGTGTTTGCAACGGAATGGGGTACCGTTTCTGCCGATGGTAACGGTGGTGCCAACCAGGGTGAAAGCGAAAAGTGGATTTCCTGGATGGATCAGAACAAGATTTCTTGGGCAAACTGGTCCGCTTCTGCTGTGAACGAAGGTTCTGCAGCATTTAACAAGATTAACCTTGATAACGGCCTTTCTTACTCCACCTCCGGTAACATGGTCAAGGGCTGGATGAACAAGGGCAAGTCTTACAAGGATTGCGGCCTCCAGAACGGTAGCAGCTCTGGTAACTCCGGCTTCTCTACTGGTGTGGCCAACGGCGCAAAGACCGATTTGATCGACGACGTGGAAGACAATGACCATTATGCCTATACCGGTGGTTTCTGGTCTGCATGGACTGACGCTGGCGAAAGCGGCACCAATGGTGTTGGTAAGTCTACCTTGACCAATGCTAAGTGGGAAAATGACTTCGGCAAGGAAGTTTATGATGTTCTCCTTCCGTCCGATGGCGGCAAGAACACCTCTAAGTATATGGTTGGTATGAAGGGTATCAAGCTCGCTAGAGGTACCTACGAATACGCTCCGTATGCTGACCTCGGCCTGAACCTCACGAAGGACACCACCGTGTTCAACATGAAGTCCTGCAAGTCCATCAGCTACAAGTTCAAGGGCGCAAGCCACAACTTCCGTCTCGAAACCTCTCTCGTGACGAACTGGAACTTCCACCACGTGAACAAGGACGCTTCCGAAGAATGGAAGGAAGTGGAACTCACTTGGGATCAGTTCAACCAGGAAGACTGGGGCGATAACGACAAGCACTTCAACCTCAAGGACAAGGGCCTCGACAAGGTCATGCGCCTCGCTTGGGAAGTCAAGGGCGTGCTGAACGTTCCGGATGCTCAGAACCAGCCTTCTCTCGATTACCTCTATGTGGATGATGTCCGTTGCGATGGCATGTCTATCACTGCAATTAGCGGTGGTGCTGGCGATACTCCGAAGTCCTCTTCTTCTTCCAATGGCGGCAAGTCTAGCTCCAGCAAGGGTGGCAAGTCAAGCTCCAGCATCGCTCCGACGCAGTCTTCTTCTTCTGTCGCTCCGGTGATTACGGATCTCTTGGTGATTGACGATGTTGAAGACGTTGATGAAGTCCTCAATACTACTGGTACTTGGTACGCCTACACCGACGTTGACGGTGGTGGACAGTCTGCAATTACCAACGTCTATGATCCGGCTCTTCCGGGCTATGTCGTTGTGTTCCCGGGTACCAAGGATGCCACTAACGGCACGCAGGGCTTTGTTGGCCTGGAAGGAATTTCTTGGAAAGACGGTACGCTCACGTACGATCCGTTTGTCGCTCTTGGTGTTAACCTGAATGCCGACACCTCTAAGGGTGTTGACCTGACCAACTGCCCGGTTATCAGCTATCGCTACAAGGGTAACGGTCATACCATCAAGCTTCAGGACGGTCAGGTGACTGATTTCGCCTTCCATAACCGTAGGGTTGAATCCGCTGCTGAATGGACGACGATTGCCTTCGCTCAGGAAGAATTCAAGCAGCCGAGCTGGACCGAAACTAAGGTCGACTTCAACTGGGCTAACGTCAAGAAGATGTCCTGGGAAGTCATCGGTGCTCTCGGTTACTCTGACGAATTCCAGCCGGAATACAACTACCTCTATGTGGATGACCTGAAGTGCGTCGCCGCTGGTTCTGTGGGTGTCCGCGTGTCTCGCAAGGCTGCAAGCGACCTCAAACTCACTGTGAACGGCGATATGCTGAACGTGGTGACTACTGCCGCTGCCCGCATCCAGGTGTTCGACATGCAAGGTAACATGGTGATGAACCGCGTCGAAAATGCCGCCGGTAATCATCAGGTGTCCTTCCAGGGCATGAACCGCGGTAACTATGTTGTCCGCGTGAAGTCTGCTGGCATGGCCAAGACTGCTCGCATCAGCATCCGCTAA
- the tgt gene encoding tRNA guanosine(34) transglycosylase Tgt — protein sequence MNRFELLKTSKKSKARLGVVHTDHGDVTTPIFMPVGTEATVKAVTPAQLKDIKAEIILANTYHLYLRPTTPRIAKAGGIHKFMAWDGPVLTDSGGFQVWSLKDLRKITPEGVEFRSILDGSKHFFSPASVMNAQREIGADIIMALDECTPYPSTAKEAEHSLNYTLKWTAEAMQWLKEHPPIHGYDQQFFGIIQGGMHKNLRKQAIERIAELGPDGFAMGGLSVGEPTETMYEIADFCTDILPQDHARYVMGVGTPWNLLELIERGVDMCDCVMPTRNARNGMLFTSEGVLRYKAARHAEEFDKPVDPNCDCYCCRNFSRAYLRHLHHAGESLGFTLASIHNLHFYLHLMREAKQHIADDTFEEWKREKCEILQRDLQ from the coding sequence ATGAACCGTTTTGAACTTCTAAAGACTTCAAAAAAATCGAAAGCGCGCCTTGGCGTGGTCCATACCGATCACGGCGACGTGACAACGCCGATTTTTATGCCCGTGGGTACTGAAGCGACCGTAAAAGCAGTCACTCCGGCACAGCTGAAGGACATCAAGGCTGAAATTATCCTTGCAAACACCTACCACCTGTACCTGCGCCCGACCACCCCGCGAATCGCAAAAGCGGGCGGAATCCACAAGTTTATGGCTTGGGACGGCCCCGTTTTGACGGATAGCGGCGGATTCCAGGTGTGGAGTCTTAAAGATTTACGCAAAATCACCCCCGAAGGGGTGGAATTTAGAAGCATTCTCGACGGTTCAAAGCACTTTTTCAGCCCCGCAAGCGTGATGAACGCCCAGCGCGAAATCGGCGCGGACATCATCATGGCGCTCGACGAATGCACTCCGTACCCGAGTACCGCCAAAGAAGCGGAGCATAGCCTGAATTACACCTTGAAATGGACCGCCGAGGCCATGCAATGGCTCAAGGAGCACCCGCCCATTCACGGTTACGACCAGCAGTTCTTCGGAATCATTCAAGGCGGCATGCACAAGAACCTGCGCAAGCAAGCTATCGAACGTATTGCCGAACTTGGCCCCGACGGCTTCGCCATGGGCGGCCTTTCGGTGGGTGAACCAACCGAAACCATGTACGAAATCGCGGACTTCTGCACCGACATTCTGCCGCAAGACCACGCCCGCTACGTGATGGGTGTGGGAACGCCGTGGAACCTGCTCGAACTGATTGAGCGCGGCGTGGACATGTGCGACTGCGTGATGCCGACCCGTAACGCGCGCAACGGCATGCTGTTTACCAGCGAAGGCGTGTTGCGTTACAAGGCCGCCCGCCATGCCGAAGAATTCGACAAGCCGGTCGACCCGAATTGCGATTGCTACTGCTGCCGCAACTTTAGCCGCGCGTACTTACGCCACCTGCACCATGCAGGCGAATCGCTCGGATTTACGCTTGCAAGCATTCACAATTTGCACTTCTACCTGCACCTGATGCGCGAAGCTAAGCAGCATATCGCTGATGACACCTTCGAGGAATGGAAGCGGGAAAAGTGCGAAATATTGCAAAGGGATTTGCAGTAG
- a CDS encoding carbohydrate-binding protein, with translation MDYKKVWKRATCLVAGLAVFGLADNPISSYHYLADPSCASDGDTFYILTDVDDYNNQTNWNYDIVGLYAFTSEDMKNWTDHGMIFRSKREFGNYPNNTWASGIAVKNGKVYIVYPDGASGVGMITAPAIDGPYTDPVKETHGVNRIAGGGSLIGGCDGIAHCFDPGILIDDDGKGYVIFGGGESSSRPYGNNFDIISFTESNGKITFDKNSLKKVSLPNSFEAPYLHKKGSTYYLSFNNRSQVIDYGMSNNIWGPYTFVGTVIPGIGSVPDAHGEGGNNHQGFAPFKDKWYAVYHDRRLVTSDNHPAATTQAGVRSENPNYENHRSVSIDELTWSGDKMNKLTFTREGPKQIKNFDPYKTYKATTSSKQLNIRSRTDWTQGQPVKHVLLPLTSRSESWIRVSGVDFGNGAQNLRIKAANVGDGNKIEIHTGSASGTLAGTCELAKTANNKTFTDNDCEMKGLTGVIDQVFFVFKNNGKDSTMGILEWEFQGTKREPEPQTAFGGKVAEIPGKIEAENFDEPGYGAGNDSYAENDSDNHGDSDLRKGTGVDLYKKETGVVVGYNQAGEWLEYTVNVKEAGDYTMYASVATDNSTAGFKLSIDGDAVAEVPVSGSSWDEFTKVKANLTLPAGEHILRFEVTGDWFDIDYFNFVAGKDAPETTTSIGTVKLQNKASVSYRVFDLKGSVLGSVDMAHKGDATVALKAAGFKKGVYMLKQGNKTFVVNFTK, from the coding sequence ATGGATTACAAAAAGGTGTGGAAAAGGGCCACTTGCCTTGTGGCAGGCCTTGCTGTGTTTGGCTTAGCCGACAACCCGATTTCATCGTATCATTATTTGGCGGACCCCTCTTGTGCCTCCGATGGTGACACGTTCTATATTCTGACGGATGTCGACGACTACAACAATCAGACCAACTGGAACTACGACATTGTCGGTCTTTATGCCTTCACTTCTGAAGATATGAAAAACTGGACCGACCACGGTATGATTTTCCGTTCCAAGCGTGAATTCGGCAACTATCCGAACAACACTTGGGCTTCGGGCATTGCTGTCAAGAATGGTAAGGTCTATATCGTTTACCCTGATGGTGCAAGCGGCGTGGGTATGATTACCGCCCCGGCGATTGATGGACCTTATACCGACCCGGTCAAGGAAACTCATGGCGTCAATAGAATTGCAGGTGGCGGAAGCCTTATCGGCGGTTGCGACGGCATTGCGCACTGCTTTGACCCGGGCATCTTGATTGATGACGACGGCAAGGGTTACGTGATTTTCGGTGGTGGTGAAAGCTCCAGCCGTCCCTACGGCAACAACTTTGACATTATCAGCTTTACCGAAAGCAATGGCAAGATTACTTTCGACAAGAACTCCTTGAAGAAGGTCTCTTTGCCGAACTCCTTCGAAGCTCCGTACTTGCACAAGAAGGGCAGCACTTATTACTTGAGCTTCAACAACCGTAGCCAGGTGATTGACTATGGTATGTCCAACAATATTTGGGGTCCGTATACCTTTGTGGGCACGGTCATTCCGGGAATCGGCTCTGTGCCTGATGCTCATGGCGAAGGTGGTAACAACCACCAGGGCTTCGCTCCGTTCAAGGACAAGTGGTATGCCGTGTATCACGACCGCCGCTTGGTGACTTCTGACAACCACCCGGCTGCAACGACTCAGGCTGGCGTGCGTTCTGAAAACCCGAACTACGAAAACCACAGAAGCGTGTCCATCGACGAACTCACTTGGAGTGGCGACAAGATGAACAAGCTGACCTTCACTCGTGAAGGACCTAAGCAGATCAAGAACTTTGACCCGTACAAGACCTACAAGGCAACGACGAGCTCCAAGCAGCTGAACATCCGTAGCCGTACTGACTGGACTCAGGGGCAGCCGGTGAAGCACGTGCTCTTGCCGCTCACGAGCCGTAGCGAATCTTGGATCCGCGTTTCTGGTGTGGACTTCGGTAATGGTGCTCAGAACCTTCGTATCAAGGCCGCAAACGTAGGCGATGGCAACAAGATTGAAATCCATACGGGTAGCGCTAGCGGTACGTTGGCCGGTACTTGCGAACTTGCAAAGACTGCCAATAACAAGACCTTTACTGATAACGATTGCGAAATGAAGGGCCTTACTGGCGTGATCGACCAGGTGTTCTTCGTGTTCAAGAATAATGGCAAGGACTCTACCATGGGCATTCTCGAATGGGAATTCCAGGGTACCAAGCGCGAACCTGAACCGCAGACCGCTTTCGGCGGCAAGGTTGCAGAAATTCCGGGCAAGATTGAAGCCGAAAACTTCGACGAACCGGGTTATGGCGCAGGCAATGATTCCTATGCTGAAAACGATTCTGACAACCATGGTGATAGCGACCTGCGCAAGGGCACCGGCGTTGACCTTTATAAAAAAGAAACCGGCGTAGTGGTGGGTTACAACCAGGCTGGCGAATGGCTCGAATACACCGTGAACGTGAAGGAAGCGGGCGATTACACCATGTACGCTTCTGTTGCCACAGACAATTCGACTGCAGGCTTCAAGCTCTCTATCGATGGTGATGCCGTGGCTGAAGTTCCGGTCTCTGGCTCTAGCTGGGATGAATTTACCAAGGTGAAGGCAAACCTGACGCTTCCCGCAGGCGAACATATCCTTCGCTTCGAAGTGACGGGCGATTGGTTCGATATCGACTACTTCAACTTTGTGGCCGGTAAGGATGCTCCTGAAACAACGACATCCATCGGAACGGTCAAGCTCCAGAACAAGGCTTCTGTATCTTACCGTGTGTTTGACTTGAAGGGCTCTGTGCTTGGCTCGGTAGATATGGCTCATAAGGGTGATGCAACTGTAGCGCTCAAGGCCGCCGGCTTCAAGAAGGGTGTCTACATGCTCAAGCAGGGCAATAAGACCTTCGTGGTGAATTTCACCAAATAA
- the murD gene encoding UDP-N-acetylmuramoyl-L-alanine--D-glutamate ligase, whose translation MQNTLVAPVGVLGFGVEGQSTFNYLVRNGVKDIVVMDKNPVNLPQVPAGVNVKVCSGESYLDGLKDCVTVVRSAGVYPMSQELFKFQMNGGLMTSQIQLFLEQTKSKKVVGVTGTLGKGSTVSMISHILTKCGVNNEIGGNFGVPALDLLETETADRISILELSSFQLMTLSLSPDVGVVLRVSTEHLDWHKTVEEYRDAKANLVRWQKRAGTCVYLKDAAPTAKIAAESPAGTKYAVSLKDGPSAGDGDAVIDGATLSIDGEKLFLSDCKVRGIYQLENMAAATLACKALGIKVADAFNALKSYETLPFRMEFKGEKNGIEFFNDSYATRPDATIAATASMKRPFALILGGSEKNADFTELSQILVNERPNLKRIALIGATAERMLESLKQAGLKVTANIFPTLEEAFADSLSIGEGGTVIMSPACASFGLFKNYKVRGQVFDKLVADL comes from the coding sequence ATGCAGAATACATTAGTTGCACCGGTTGGAGTCCTGGGCTTTGGCGTCGAAGGCCAGAGCACATTCAATTACCTTGTTCGTAACGGAGTCAAGGACATCGTGGTGATGGACAAGAATCCGGTGAACCTGCCGCAAGTACCCGCCGGCGTGAACGTGAAGGTTTGCAGCGGAGAAAGCTACCTGGACGGTCTCAAGGATTGCGTGACCGTGGTACGTTCCGCAGGTGTTTACCCCATGAGCCAGGAGCTGTTCAAGTTCCAGATGAACGGCGGCCTCATGACAAGCCAGATCCAGCTGTTTTTAGAACAAACTAAATCCAAGAAGGTTGTTGGCGTTACGGGTACGCTCGGCAAGGGCTCTACCGTGAGCATGATCAGCCACATTCTGACCAAGTGCGGCGTGAACAATGAAATTGGCGGCAACTTCGGTGTGCCGGCGTTGGACTTGCTCGAAACGGAAACGGCAGACCGAATCAGCATTCTGGAGCTTTCGAGTTTCCAGCTGATGACATTGTCGCTGTCGCCGGACGTGGGCGTGGTGCTGCGTGTTTCCACGGAGCACCTCGACTGGCATAAGACTGTCGAAGAATACCGCGACGCGAAGGCGAACTTGGTTCGTTGGCAGAAGCGCGCCGGTACGTGCGTGTACTTGAAGGACGCCGCACCCACCGCAAAGATTGCCGCAGAAAGCCCCGCTGGGACCAAGTATGCGGTTAGCCTTAAAGATGGTCCGAGCGCGGGCGATGGCGATGCAGTCATCGATGGAGCAACACTCTCGATTGACGGCGAGAAGCTGTTCCTTTCGGACTGCAAAGTACGCGGCATTTACCAGCTTGAAAACATGGCCGCCGCAACGCTCGCTTGCAAGGCCTTGGGAATCAAGGTTGCAGACGCCTTCAATGCTTTGAAGAGCTACGAGACTCTCCCCTTCCGTATGGAATTCAAAGGCGAAAAGAACGGCATCGAATTCTTTAACGACAGCTACGCAACTCGCCCCGATGCAACGATTGCTGCAACGGCCAGCATGAAGCGCCCCTTCGCGCTGATTCTCGGCGGTTCCGAAAAGAACGCAGACTTCACCGAACTTTCGCAGATTCTGGTGAACGAACGTCCGAACCTCAAGCGCATCGCGCTCATCGGCGCTACCGCAGAACGCATGCTGGAATCGCTGAAGCAGGCCGGGCTCAAAGTCACCGCAAATATCTTTCCCACTCTTGAAGAAGCATTTGCAGACAGCCTCTCCATCGGCGAAGGCGGCACCGTTATCATGAGCCCCGCCTGCGCAAGCTTCGGGCTGTTCAAGAACTACAAAGTCCGCGGCCAAGTCTTCGACAAGCTCGTCGCAGATTTGTAA
- the secG gene encoding preprotein translocase subunit SecG, with translation MTTLFWIGIVLHVFLCLFLMLLVLVQNDKMGGLAGLGGMTSQSAFSTAGAATFIQKLTRVVAVIFFIVVFALGLITAKQDQAVEESSMQKATRENAAQQQAPAPALPADFAAPAAPAADVAPATEAPAAPAAE, from the coding sequence ATGACAACTCTCTTTTGGATTGGTATCGTCCTCCACGTGTTCCTGTGCCTCTTCCTCATGCTGCTCGTTCTGGTTCAGAACGACAAGATGGGCGGTCTCGCAGGCCTCGGTGGCATGACTTCCCAGTCTGCCTTCTCTACCGCAGGTGCCGCGACTTTCATCCAGAAGTTGACCCGTGTCGTGGCCGTGATCTTCTTTATCGTCGTGTTCGCCCTCGGCCTGATTACTGCCAAGCAGGACCAGGCTGTCGAAGAATCTTCGATGCAGAAGGCTACCCGCGAAAACGCTGCCCAGCAGCAAGCTCCGGCTCCGGCACTTCCGGCTGACTTTGCAGCTCCTGCTGCACCGGCCGCCGATGTTGCTCCGGCTACCGAAGCTCCGGCCGCTCCCGCAGCTGAATAA
- the tpiA gene encoding triose-phosphate isomerase, with amino-acid sequence MRQYIIAGNWKMNKTVSESIQLAKDIVEAVKDVKKTEVVIAPTYLAAAKVADVIKGSNVKLAIQDIHWKDQGAYTGKVSVDMVKEIGAEYIIIGHSEQRQYFHDTEETVNLKVKKTLEAGLKPIICIGETLDQRNGGILKEVLGLQIKGAFKDVSAEDAAKCVLAYEPVWAIGTGVTATDEQAQDTQAYARSVVKEIYGEAVAEGMRIQYGGSMKGANAAGLLAQKDIDGGLIGGAGLKANTFMEIIAAAEAK; translated from the coding sequence ATGCGTCAGTATATCATCGCTGGTAACTGGAAGATGAACAAGACCGTTAGCGAATCCATTCAGCTCGCTAAGGATATCGTGGAAGCCGTCAAGGACGTGAAGAAGACCGAAGTGGTCATCGCCCCGACTTACCTCGCCGCCGCCAAGGTCGCCGACGTCATCAAGGGTTCCAACGTGAAGCTCGCCATCCAGGACATTCACTGGAAGGACCAGGGCGCATACACTGGTAAGGTTTCTGTGGACATGGTCAAGGAAATCGGTGCCGAATACATCATCATCGGTCACTCCGAACAGCGCCAGTACTTCCACGACACTGAAGAAACTGTGAACCTCAAGGTCAAGAAGACCCTCGAAGCCGGTCTGAAGCCGATCATCTGCATTGGCGAAACTCTCGACCAGCGCAACGGCGGCATCCTCAAGGAAGTCCTCGGCCTCCAGATCAAGGGCGCCTTCAAGGACGTTTCTGCTGAAGACGCAGCCAAGTGCGTTCTCGCTTACGAACCGGTTTGGGCAATCGGCACTGGCGTTACTGCTACCGACGAACAGGCTCAGGACACCCAGGCCTACGCTCGCTCCGTTGTTAAGGAAATCTACGGCGAAGCCGTTGCCGAAGGCATGCGCATCCAGTACGGTGGCTCCATGAAGGGCGCCAACGCTGCAGGCCTCCTCGCTCAGAAGGACATCGACGGTGGTCTTATCGGTGGTGCAGGCCTCAAGGCTAACACCTTCATGGAAATCATCGCCGCTGCCGAAGCCAAGTAA
- the recA gene encoding recombinase RecA, with amino-acid sequence MAKKTTTPTSNLSADKAKAVEAAIAQIEKNYGKGSIMALGQQPVEDIPVIPTGCIQLDMALGVGGFPRGRIIEIYGPESSGKTTLTLHAIAEAQKLGGVAAFIDAEHAFDAVYARKLGVDIESLLVSQPDTGEQALDIAETLVRSGAIDIIVIDSVAALVPQAEINGEMGDNHVGLQARLMSQALRKLTGILSKSNTCMLFINQLRMKIGVMFGNPETTTGGNALKFYATQRIDIRRIAAIKDGEEVIGNRTRVKVVKNKVAAPFTQCEFDILYGCGISREASILDLATELDIIQKSGSWFSYNNERIGQGRENTRLFLKDNADLCNEIEQKIRESMKDVELFKLNEGDAIEADDSDEVSVSEDA; translated from the coding sequence ATGGCTAAGAAAACAACAACCCCGACAAGCAACCTTTCCGCAGACAAGGCCAAGGCAGTAGAAGCCGCCATCGCCCAAATTGAAAAGAATTATGGTAAAGGTTCCATCATGGCCCTAGGCCAGCAGCCCGTCGAAGACATTCCCGTTATTCCTACGGGTTGTATCCAGCTCGACATGGCCCTTGGCGTCGGAGGTTTCCCCCGCGGTCGTATCATCGAAATCTACGGACCGGAATCTTCGGGTAAGACGACTTTGACCCTGCACGCCATTGCCGAAGCCCAGAAGCTTGGCGGTGTCGCCGCATTCATCGATGCAGAACACGCTTTTGACGCCGTCTACGCCCGTAAGCTCGGCGTGGATATCGAATCCCTCCTTGTTTCCCAGCCGGACACCGGTGAACAGGCCCTCGACATTGCCGAGACCCTCGTTCGTTCCGGCGCTATCGACATCATCGTGATCGACTCTGTGGCAGCACTTGTGCCCCAGGCCGAAATCAACGGCGAAATGGGCGACAACCACGTCGGTCTGCAGGCCCGCCTTATGAGCCAGGCCCTGCGTAAGCTCACCGGCATTCTTTCGAAGTCCAACACTTGCATGCTGTTCATCAACCAGCTGCGTATGAAGATCGGCGTGATGTTCGGTAACCCCGAAACCACCACCGGCGGTAACGCCCTGAAGTTCTACGCCACCCAGCGTATCGACATCCGTCGCATCGCCGCCATCAAGGACGGCGAAGAAGTGATCGGTAACCGCACCCGCGTCAAGGTGGTCAAGAACAAGGTGGCCGCTCCGTTTACCCAGTGCGAATTCGACATCCTTTACGGTTGCGGTATTTCTCGTGAAGCCTCTATCCTCGACCTCGCTACCGAACTCGATATCATCCAGAAGAGCGGTTCCTGGTTCAGCTACAACAACGAACGCATCGGCCAGGGTCGCGAAAACACCCGCCTGTTCCTGAAGGACAACGCAGACCTCTGCAACGAAATCGAGCAGAAGATCCGCGAAAGTATGAAGGACGTGGAACTGTTCAAGCTGAACGAAGGCGACGCCATCGAAGCTGACGACAGCGACGAAGTCAGCGTTAGCGAAGACGCATAG
- a CDS encoding CinA family protein, with product MSDTKDFDLQHEDFENKISQLVKAIKDTLIARGEMMATAESLTGGLVASSIVNEAGSSAILAGGIVAYQNEIKESLLGVPHQVLEEKGAVSAETVKAMAEDARKKFGCEWAIATSGIAGPTGAEPGKPVGTVWMAVANSLQNEVFCKIFEGNRTEVREKSVYSVLGKLLFLLNNQKSTCTSEH from the coding sequence ATGAGCGATACAAAAGATTTTGATCTTCAACACGAAGACTTCGAAAACAAGATTTCCCAGTTGGTCAAGGCCATCAAGGATACGCTCATTGCACGTGGCGAAATGATGGCTACAGCCGAATCGCTCACGGGCGGACTTGTGGCAAGCAGCATCGTAAACGAGGCAGGATCTTCGGCAATACTTGCCGGCGGCATTGTCGCCTACCAGAACGAAATCAAGGAATCCCTGCTCGGAGTCCCGCACCAAGTGCTCGAAGAAAAGGGCGCCGTCTCGGCCGAAACAGTAAAAGCCATGGCCGAAGACGCACGCAAAAAGTTCGGTTGCGAATGGGCAATCGCCACTTCCGGAATCGCAGGCCCTACCGGAGCAGAACCCGGCAAACCTGTAGGAACCGTATGGATGGCTGTCGCCAATAGTTTGCAAAATGAGGTTTTTTGTAAAATTTTCGAAGGAAACCGTACCGAGGTACGCGAAAAAAGCGTGTATAGTGTATTGGGCAAGCTACTTTTTTTGTTGAATAACCAAAAAAGCACTTGCACAAGTGAACACTAA